tatttttagaccaatttttttttaatagttAGTGAGAAATTCTAAAATTTGCCTAAAGTTTATGAATTTTGGGACCAATATCCGGAAAAAGAAAATACAAGCATTCGTCTTTCTCCGAAAACAAGCATTCCTCTTTGCTTCGGCGGGATCCCCTTTCATTTTTTCCCCTCCATAACCAAATCCAGCTCGTGCTACTAGATTCATCTTCTCACACACAAAATACGGTAACTCAGGACTCGCTCtgctattttcaatttttatttgatgcAATCAAATCGTAACTTCATTCACAAGCAGAATTCAGCACTATAcagtttgaaatttgaaattaatcaTTTGATCGACTACCTGCAGAGAAGAAAATGTTGCTCGCGGTCCTGATCGCGAATTCGGAAGGCAATATTCTTGTCGAACGGTACGAAAACCTACAAACTAGATCGGCTGCCATCAGTTTGTTGTTGCTCTTTGTTTTTTTGATTGGTTTTTTTGGATTGTTGGATGTCCTAGTTTTAACGGTGTTCCAGCAGAGGAGCGTTTGCATTGGAGATCTTTCTTAGTGAAACTGGGTGTGGATAATCTTAGAGGAGTCAAGAATGAGGAGCTCCTTGTTGCTAATCACAAGTATGTGAAACGTGATGTATCTTCTTATCATTTTTCTTGTCAAACTTAACCGTTAAATGCTAAAAATTTTGTTGTTGATTTTTGAACCTGAATTATCTCGTGTTCCTGAAAGAACCCTACTAGCAGTGTATATCTGAACATTCATGCCTTGGCACAGTGTACAGTTTATTGTTTTAGTATGTCATTAACATCTGAAATACCTGAAGTTATAGTATTATACTATTGTTGTTGTCTTTAGTTTTATTGCTCCATAATTATATTGTGCTTCATTTCCCCCTCCAAATTTCAACTCAAGTTACTTTTTGTAGCTATGGTTATAGAAAACATTCTCTGTTTGGACTTATCTTCGGTTAGATATTACTATCTAATTGAAGATGAGAAGTTGGataatgaaattattttagcGGGCCTACTTTACTCAGCTGGATAAGTATCTGTTTAGTGACATCCTGCTGcttttgtaatttaatttagaGACAATGTGCAATTTAGAATATACTATTACTACCTAGATATTCCAACTATTTTGCTATTTGTATAATCTCTGAGTTTTCTGTTATACAGGTCGGTGTATATTGTATACACAGTGCTTGGTGATGTCAGTATATTCGTTGTTGGCAAGGACGAATATGACGAACTTGCCTGTGAGTAATTCATTCAGCTAGGCAGGGTTCTATACAATGTTCTATTAAGAGGCATGGCCTATAGATGGACTATTTTCCTTCTTATTCTATGATAAATATACCCTTACTAAACAATTCAATACTCCATGTGTACGCATCTACTTTTCTGGATGTTGTGTGTATGTTTCATATGCCACTCAGTTCGATACATCCCACCACAGAGTTTTCAGAGTGTCAGGCATATCCATTTCCTTGTAATTCTATCTTGACATtgtatttttcttcttctagtGTCAGAAGCTATCTTTGTAATAACCTCAGCTCTTAAGGATGTATGTGGAAAACCTCCAACTGAACGCCTTTTCCTTGACAAATACGGTAAAATATGCTTGTGCCTGGATGAGATTGTCTGGAAGGTGAGGCTCTTTGACCTTTTTCTGGTTTACAATCATTTGTTATACTTTCTAGTGGAAATACTGGGAAATCTATATGCAACTATTGTCAGTTACCACTTTTTTAGCTTTTTTCCGGAGAAAACAAACTTTATTGAAGCGGCCTTGAAT
This sequence is a window from Salvia splendens isolate huo1 chromosome 5, SspV2, whole genome shotgun sequence. Protein-coding genes within it:
- the LOC121802240 gene encoding TSET complex member tstD-like, with the translated sequence MLLAVLIANSEGNILVERFNGVPAEERLHWRSFLVKLGVDNLRGVKNEELLVANHKSVYIVYTVLGDVSIFVVGKDEYDELALSEAIFVITSALKDVCGKPPTERLFLDKYGKICLCLDEIVWKGLLENTDKDRIKRLIRLKPPTDF